From a single Larimichthys crocea isolate SSNF chromosome XIII, L_crocea_2.0, whole genome shotgun sequence genomic region:
- the psmc4 gene encoding 26S proteasome regulatory subunit 6B isoform X1, giving the protein MEDIVAVEKSPDDMPAVLTSRPQTGLSFLAPEPEDLEDLYSRYKKLQQELEFLEVQEEYIKDEQKNLKKEFLHAQEEVKRIQSIPLVIGQFLEAVDQNTAIVGSTTGSNYYVRILSTIDRELLKPNASVALHKHSNALVDVLPPEADSSIMMLTSDQKPDVMYADIGGMDIQKQEVREAVELPLTHFELYKQIGIDPPRGVLMYGPPGCGKTMLAKAVAHHTTAAFIRVVGSEFVQKYLGEGPRMVRDVFRLAKENAPAIIFIDEIDAIATKRFDAQTGADREVQRILLELLNQMDGFDQNVNVKVIMATNRADTLDPALLRPGRLDRKIEFPLPDRRQKRLIFSTITSKMNLSEEVDLEDYVARPDKISGADINSICQEAGMLAVRENRYIVLAKDFEKAYKTVIKKDEQEHEFYK; this is encoded by the exons ATGGAGGATATCGTAGCTGTAGAAAAGAGCCCG GACGACATGCCGGCAGTACTGACTTCCAGACCTCAGACAGGTCTGTCTTTCCTGGCACCAGAACCAGAAGATCTCGAGGACCTTTACAGCAGATACAAG aagctgcagcaggagcTGGAATTCctggaggtgcaggaggagtacatcaaagatgaacagaagaaCCTGAAGAAAGAGTTCCTCCATGcccaggaggaggtgaagaggataCAGAGCATCCCACTTGTCATTGGCCAGTTCCTGGAAGCTGTCGACCAGAACACAGCCATTGTCGGCTCCACTACAG GGTCCAACTACTATGTGCGCATCCTGAGCACCATTGACAGAGAGCTGCTGAAGCCCAACGCCTCAGTGGCCTTGCACAAGCACAGCAATGCCCTGGTGGATGTGCTCCCTCCTGAAGCTGACAGCAGCATTATGATGCTGACGTCAG ATCAAAAGCCTGATGTGATGTATGCTGACATTGGTGGTATGGACATTCAGAAGCAGGAAGTCAGAGAAGCCGTAGAGCTGCCCCTCACACACTTTGAGCTCTACAAACAG ATCGGCATTGACCCACCCAGGGGTGTCCTTATGTACGGACCTCCAGGTTGTGGTAAAACTATGTTGGCTAAGGCTGTGGCGCACCACACTACAG CGGCGTTCATCCGTGTGGTTGGCTCTGAGTTTGTTCAGAAGTATCTGGGTGAAGGCCCTCGAATGGTGCGTGACGTCTTCCGGCTGGCGAAGGAAAACGCCCCGGCCATCATCTTCATCGATGAGATCGATGCCATCGCCACCAAGCGTTTTGATGCACAGACCGGAG CTGATAGGGAGGTGCAGAGAATCTTACTTGAGCTTCTCAATCAAATGGATGGCTTTGACCAGAACGTTAATGTCAAG GTCATCATGGCCACCAACAGAGCAGACACGCTGGACCCCGCCCTGCTACGTCCTGGTCGTTTGGACAGAAAGATAGAGTTCCCCCTGCCCGACCGCAGGCAGAAACGTCTCATTTTCTCCACCATCACCAGTAAGATGAACCTCTCTGAGGAGGTCGACCTGGAGGACT ATGTGGCCAGACCAGACAAGATCTCTGGAGCGGATATCAACTCCATCTGCCAGGAG GCTGGGATGTTGGCTGTACGTGAGAATAGGTATATCGTCCTGGCCAAAGACTTTGAAAAGGCTTACAAGACCGTCATCAAAAAGGACGAGCAGGAGCATGAGTTCTACAAGTAG
- the psmc4 gene encoding 26S proteasome regulatory subunit 6B isoform X2 translates to MPAVLTSRPQTGLSFLAPEPEDLEDLYSRYKKLQQELEFLEVQEEYIKDEQKNLKKEFLHAQEEVKRIQSIPLVIGQFLEAVDQNTAIVGSTTGSNYYVRILSTIDRELLKPNASVALHKHSNALVDVLPPEADSSIMMLTSDQKPDVMYADIGGMDIQKQEVREAVELPLTHFELYKQIGIDPPRGVLMYGPPGCGKTMLAKAVAHHTTAAFIRVVGSEFVQKYLGEGPRMVRDVFRLAKENAPAIIFIDEIDAIATKRFDAQTGADREVQRILLELLNQMDGFDQNVNVKVIMATNRADTLDPALLRPGRLDRKIEFPLPDRRQKRLIFSTITSKMNLSEEVDLEDYVARPDKISGADINSICQEAGMLAVRENRYIVLAKDFEKAYKTVIKKDEQEHEFYK, encoded by the exons ATGCCGGCAGTACTGACTTCCAGACCTCAGACAGGTCTGTCTTTCCTGGCACCAGAACCAGAAGATCTCGAGGACCTTTACAGCAGATACAAG aagctgcagcaggagcTGGAATTCctggaggtgcaggaggagtacatcaaagatgaacagaagaaCCTGAAGAAAGAGTTCCTCCATGcccaggaggaggtgaagaggataCAGAGCATCCCACTTGTCATTGGCCAGTTCCTGGAAGCTGTCGACCAGAACACAGCCATTGTCGGCTCCACTACAG GGTCCAACTACTATGTGCGCATCCTGAGCACCATTGACAGAGAGCTGCTGAAGCCCAACGCCTCAGTGGCCTTGCACAAGCACAGCAATGCCCTGGTGGATGTGCTCCCTCCTGAAGCTGACAGCAGCATTATGATGCTGACGTCAG ATCAAAAGCCTGATGTGATGTATGCTGACATTGGTGGTATGGACATTCAGAAGCAGGAAGTCAGAGAAGCCGTAGAGCTGCCCCTCACACACTTTGAGCTCTACAAACAG ATCGGCATTGACCCACCCAGGGGTGTCCTTATGTACGGACCTCCAGGTTGTGGTAAAACTATGTTGGCTAAGGCTGTGGCGCACCACACTACAG CGGCGTTCATCCGTGTGGTTGGCTCTGAGTTTGTTCAGAAGTATCTGGGTGAAGGCCCTCGAATGGTGCGTGACGTCTTCCGGCTGGCGAAGGAAAACGCCCCGGCCATCATCTTCATCGATGAGATCGATGCCATCGCCACCAAGCGTTTTGATGCACAGACCGGAG CTGATAGGGAGGTGCAGAGAATCTTACTTGAGCTTCTCAATCAAATGGATGGCTTTGACCAGAACGTTAATGTCAAG GTCATCATGGCCACCAACAGAGCAGACACGCTGGACCCCGCCCTGCTACGTCCTGGTCGTTTGGACAGAAAGATAGAGTTCCCCCTGCCCGACCGCAGGCAGAAACGTCTCATTTTCTCCACCATCACCAGTAAGATGAACCTCTCTGAGGAGGTCGACCTGGAGGACT ATGTGGCCAGACCAGACAAGATCTCTGGAGCGGATATCAACTCCATCTGCCAGGAG GCTGGGATGTTGGCTGTACGTGAGAATAGGTATATCGTCCTGGCCAAAGACTTTGAAAAGGCTTACAAGACCGTCATCAAAAAGGACGAGCAGGAGCATGAGTTCTACAAGTAG
- the LOC104930288 gene encoding beta-1,4-galactosyltransferase 3: protein MVSIQSKWRYLFMFLGIQLVVMALLSREGYQKRVSYFIRIFRKPDTTGLSSRNHTAAGSAGGDVYANLSHISKAHSHGDDMPYCPKTSPFIGGPIHVSFPSRLTLEEVQRKNPLVVRGGRYRPPDCDARHKTAIIIPHRHREHHLKFLLYYLHPFLQRQQLQYGIYVIHQAGNYTFNRAKLMNVGFREAMKEEDWDCLFFHDVDLIPEDDRNTYICDSNPKHAAIAMDKFGYKLPYKMYFGGVSALTPLHYLKMNGFPNNYWGWGGEDDDIGVRVSLAGMYITRPSLKVGRYKMIKHKLDKGNDVNPKRFNMLAKTRQTWKLDGMNTAEYETISRQYLPLYTNITVNIGTEDGLHPSPPTTPAKAAGKPAGKILDPAKPPAKPNEGHSEK, encoded by the exons ATGGTTAGTATCCAGTCCAAATGGCGCTACCTTTTCATGTTTCTGGGCATCCAGCTGGTGGTCATGGCACTGCTGTCCCGAGAGGGATACCAGAAGAGGGTCTCTTACTTCATCCGAATCTTCCGCAAGCCTGACACCACTGGTTTGTCCAGCCGTAACCACACAGCAGCTGGCTCCGCTGGAGGGGATGTATATGCAAACCTCTCCCACATATCCAAAGCTCATAGCCATGGAGATGACATGCCATACTGCCCTAAGACGTCCCCTTTTATCG GTGGGCCGATCCACGTCAGCTTCCCGTCACGGCTGACTCTAGAGGAGGTTCAGAGGAAAAATCCACTGGTGGTGCGCGGAGGACGCTACAGACCACCCGACTGTGATGCGAGGCACAAAACAGCCATCATCATTCCCCACAGACACCGAGAACATCACCTTAAGTTCCTACTCTACTACCTACATCCTTTCCTGCAGCGACAGCAGCTCCAGTATGGGATCTACGTCATACACCAG GCTGGGAACTACACTTTTAACAGGGCCAAGCTGATGAATGTTGGTTTCCGGGAGGCCATGAAGGAGGAAGACTGGGACTGTCTGTTCTTCCACGATGTGGACCTCATTCCAGAGGACGATCGCAACACGTACATCTGTGACTCCAACCCCAAGCACGCAGCCATCGCCATGGATAAGTTTGGCTACAA GCTTCCGTACAAGATGTACTTTGGAGGAGTGTCAGCTCTGACGCCACTGCACTACCTCAAAATGAACGGCTTTCCCAACAACTACTGGGGCTGGGGCGGAGAGGACGACGATATTGGAGTCAG AGTGTCTCTGGCGGGGATGTACATCACTCGTCCGTCACTGAAGGTTGGCCGTTACAAGATGATTAAACACAAGCTGGACAAAGGCAACGATGTGAACCCAAAGAG GTTCAACATGTTGGCCAAGACACGTCAGACCTGGAAATTGGATGGGATGAACACAGCTGAATATGAGACAATCTCACGGCAATACCTGCCTCTCTACACCAACATCACTGTCAACATCGGCACTGAGGACGGTCTACATCCGTCTCCCCCGACAACACCTGCCAAAGCTGCAGGCAAACCGGCAGGCAAAATACTTGACCCAGCCAAACCCCCTGCCAAACCCAACGAAGGCCACTCAGAGAAATAG